One Cinclus cinclus chromosome 24, bCinCin1.1, whole genome shotgun sequence genomic window carries:
- the LOC134053470 gene encoding olfactory receptor 10C1-like has protein sequence MILGNLSGLSEFGLPGFSGTSPLHPLLFVVLLSLHILTLMANTLIALITNSDNRLHTPMYFFLTQLSCWDICYLSVIIPSILENLMVGTVSISKTRCAMQMFSFLFFGVAECFLLAAMSLDGYFAVCSPLHFTMIMSSRVCRSLVVGAYICGTAEGLVHTLITFSSPLCGCAIDHFFCEIQPLLDVLCGNTLPSEIQVIVVAVFAILSPFSLVIYSYIGVVSTILHMASAESQEKAFSTCSSQLLVVTVFYGTAGSMYLRPKYSYCASVDKFLSLSYSLVTPLLNPIICSLRNKEVKGAL, from the coding sequence ATGATCCTTGGGAACCTCAGTGGATTGAGTGAATTCGGACTCCCGGGTTTTTCTGGAACCTCTCCTTTACACCCTTTGCTCTTTgtagttttattatctcttcatATTCTCACCTTGATGGCGAACACACTGATAGCTTTGATAACAAACAGTGATAATCGCCTTCACACCccgatgtatttcttcctcactcagctgtcctgttgggatatctgctatttgtctgtcattatcccaagtattctcgagaacctgatggtgggaacagtgagcatttccaagacaagatgtgcaatgcagatgttttccttccttttctttggagttgctgagtgttttctcttggccgccatgtcccttgatggttattttgcagtttgctcccCCTTGCATTTCACAATGatcatgagcagcagggtctgcagaagcctggttgttggagcttacatctgtggaactgctgagggcttagttcacaccctcatcaccttcagctcacccttgtgtggttgtgccattgaccacttcttctgtgagattcagcctctcctggacgtgctctgtggcaacactctcccaagtgaaatccaggtcattgtggtggctgtctttgctattctgagtcctttctcaCTGGTCATTTATTCCTACATTGGTGTCGTTTCCACAATTCTTCACATggcatcagctgagagccaggagaaggcgttttccacttgctcctcacagctcctggttgtgactgttttttatggcactgcaggctccatgtacctgcggccaaaatacagctactgtgcatctgtggataaattcctctccctttcttattctctggtgactcctttattgaatcccatcatttgcagtttgaggaataaggaggtgaaaggagccctg